Proteins co-encoded in one Gemmatimonadales bacterium genomic window:
- a CDS encoding DinB family protein, giving the protein MSARDLSRLLAENVAPIAGRGSWHGGPTVVGALRGVSVRQALWRPAPGRHSIWELALHIAYWHHVITQRLRGTAREPFPRCPADWPAVPARATEADWKADRALIRAAHLEVAATIRAVPPSQYGRRPSGNRKWTFGETILGAAQHEAYHTGQIQLLKRLWTSRP; this is encoded by the coding sequence ATGAGCGCGCGGGACCTGAGCAGGTTGCTGGCCGAAAATGTTGCACCGATCGCGGGTCGCGGCTCCTGGCATGGGGGCCCTACCGTGGTGGGTGCCCTCCGAGGGGTCTCGGTCCGCCAGGCGCTCTGGCGCCCGGCGCCCGGCCGCCATTCGATCTGGGAACTGGCACTGCACATTGCCTACTGGCATCATGTCATCACCCAGCGGCTTCGGGGAACGGCACGAGAGCCCTTTCCGCGCTGCCCCGCGGACTGGCCGGCCGTACCTGCCCGCGCCACGGAAGCGGACTGGAAGGCGGACCGGGCGCTGATTCGTGCCGCGCACCTGGAAGTCGCCGCGACGATCCGGGCCGTCCCTCCCTCGCAGTACGGGCGCCGTCCGTCGGGCAACCGCAAGTGGACGTTCGGCGAGACCATCCTTGGCGCCGCCCAGCACGAAGCCTATCACACCGGGCAGATCCAGCTGCTCAAACGCCTCTGGACCAGCCGCCCCTGA
- a CDS encoding N-acetyltransferase family protein: protein MGSDPGSRIAASLPVPPALRAMTPGDFPSVAAIYREGIATGHATFRTEAPTWEEWNGGHLAHSRLVAVDGEQVLGWAALSGVSDRCVYGGVAEVQVYVAAAARGKGVGLALLTELSAESERHGIWTLQAGIFPENAASVALHERAGYRLVGRRERLGQMASGVWRDVLLLERRSPVVGQGERT, encoded by the coding sequence ATGGGGTCTGACCCAGGATCCCGAATCGCCGCCTCCCTGCCGGTGCCCCCGGCGCTCCGCGCCATGACTCCCGGTGACTTCCCCTCCGTCGCGGCCATCTACCGCGAGGGGATCGCGACCGGGCACGCCACCTTCCGGACCGAAGCGCCGACCTGGGAGGAGTGGAATGGCGGGCACCTCGCCCACTCCCGCCTGGTAGCCGTCGACGGGGAGCAGGTCCTGGGGTGGGCCGCCCTGAGCGGCGTCTCCGACCGCTGCGTGTATGGCGGCGTGGCCGAGGTCCAGGTGTACGTGGCCGCGGCCGCGCGGGGGAAGGGGGTCGGCTTGGCCCTCCTCACCGAATTGAGCGCCGAGTCGGAGCGGCATGGCATCTGGACTTTGCAGGCCGGCATCTTTCCCGAGAACGCCGCCAGCGTGGCCCTCCACGAACGGGCCGGCTACCGCTTGGTGGGACGCCGGGAGCGCTTGGGACAGATGGCGAGCGGGGTGTGGCGCGACGTGCTGCTCCTCGAGCGGCGGAGCCCCGTGGTTGGCCAAGGAGAGCGGACATGA
- a CDS encoding DUF3995 domain-containing protein has protein sequence MTLLAIGMAVVFCVLSLLHVAWAVGIRVGHATAIPEREDGEPTFRPGPASTFAVAGLLFIAALLVTQRVGLGRGLIPAALVVPGCWVLAASFILRAIGEFRYVGFFKRVRGTAFARMDTRYYSPLALLLGIGAALVAYHGV, from the coding sequence ATGACACTCCTGGCTATCGGGATGGCCGTGGTGTTTTGCGTGCTGAGCCTGCTGCATGTCGCGTGGGCGGTCGGGATTCGGGTGGGGCATGCGACGGCCATTCCGGAGCGGGAGGATGGGGAGCCGACCTTTCGCCCCGGCCCCGCCTCGACCTTCGCCGTCGCCGGGCTCCTCTTCATCGCCGCCCTCCTGGTGACCCAGCGGGTTGGCCTGGGACGCGGACTGATTCCCGCCGCCCTGGTCGTGCCCGGTTGCTGGGTACTCGCGGCCTCGTTCATCCTCCGTGCCATCGGCGAGTTTCGGTACGTCGGGTTCTTCAAACGGGTGCGCGGCACTGCGTTCGCGCGGATGGATACGCGGTACTACTCTCCGCTGGCGCTCCTCCTGGGCATTGGCGCCGCCTTGGTGGCGTACCATGGGGTCTGA
- a CDS encoding HD domain-containing protein, which produces MSSPVKFLTSLGQVMATMGLYNEGHPARERVLDDSFQELQDILADTEKLKFSFIGGDVVFERRVVRELKEWDWATRLAGLGIERLEIDGTVTRQDYEQFLRDTFQRSRGEVMDTAEVRHLRATGIRYGTLALDTGDALDGVRETLATATIAYSLRDDVEAIQWMHNHVQSTGELPLLEAETVVRSLAIAMHSQSEIILPLLQLKEFDQYTTTHSTNVSVLAMAIGEYLGFSGRELRVLGVSGLLHDLGKVKIPREILVKPGGFTDEEFAIMKAHPKEGAKLILERDVRLEVPAVVAYEHHIMLNGGGYPAFHFVRDTHYASRLVHVCDVYDALCTNRPYRDAWSSEKALTYIEEKSGTDFDPVFSLPFIKMMRARAVQRLSVEDPEVREGGAGGQAGSGSGGDE; this is translated from the coding sequence ATGAGCAGCCCCGTCAAGTTTCTCACCTCGCTCGGCCAGGTGATGGCCACCATGGGGCTCTACAACGAGGGCCACCCCGCACGTGAACGGGTGCTGGACGACTCCTTCCAGGAACTGCAGGACATCCTGGCCGACACTGAGAAGCTGAAGTTCTCCTTCATCGGCGGCGACGTCGTCTTCGAGCGCCGCGTGGTGCGCGAACTCAAGGAATGGGATTGGGCGACGCGGCTGGCCGGGCTCGGCATCGAGCGTCTGGAAATCGACGGGACGGTCACGCGGCAGGACTACGAGCAGTTCCTGCGAGACACCTTCCAGCGGAGCCGGGGCGAGGTGATGGATACCGCCGAAGTGCGCCACCTGCGCGCCACCGGCATTCGCTACGGTACCCTGGCGCTCGACACCGGCGATGCGCTGGATGGCGTGCGGGAGACGCTGGCCACCGCGACCATCGCCTACTCGCTCCGCGACGACGTCGAGGCGATCCAGTGGATGCACAACCATGTGCAGAGCACGGGGGAACTGCCGCTCCTTGAGGCGGAGACCGTGGTGCGCTCCCTGGCCATCGCCATGCACAGCCAGTCCGAGATCATCCTGCCGCTGCTGCAGCTGAAGGAGTTCGACCAGTACACCACCACGCACTCCACCAATGTGTCGGTGCTCGCCATGGCCATCGGCGAGTACCTCGGCTTCAGCGGGCGGGAACTGCGGGTCCTCGGCGTGTCAGGACTCCTGCACGACCTTGGCAAGGTGAAGATTCCCCGCGAGATCCTGGTCAAGCCGGGGGGCTTTACCGACGAGGAGTTTGCCATCATGAAGGCCCACCCGAAGGAGGGGGCCAAGCTGATCCTGGAGCGCGACGTGCGGCTCGAGGTTCCGGCGGTGGTGGCGTATGAGCACCACATCATGCTCAACGGCGGCGGCTACCCCGCCTTCCACTTCGTGCGCGACACGCACTACGCCAGCCGCCTCGTCCATGTCTGCGACGTGTACGACGCGCTCTGCACCAACCGCCCCTATCGCGACGCCTGGAGTTCCGAGAAAGCGCTGACCTACATCGAGGAGAAGTCAGGGACGGACTTCGACCCGGTGTTCAGCCTCCCGTTCATCAAGATGATGCGGGCACGGGCGGTGCAGCGGCTGTCCGTCGAGGATCCCGAGGTGAGGGAAGGCGGGGCAGGGGGGCAGGCGGGCAGCGGGTCAGGTGGAGACGAATGA